CTCATTTTAACTCACCCCAGTAGCAGGTGTTCAAAAAGTCAGCCGACACGGGCTTCCCAGTGCCGACGGCGAAGCTGGGCTCCAGGGCTATGACAATGCTTTGCATGTGCTCCTTCGGAATTGTCTGCTTGATGAGCTTCACGTGGAgaagagaagcggtgaggcgaAGAAGCGGGTGAGCGAAcacgcacaaatggggggcacATCTCAACAGGggtaaaggggggggagaggtaACCCAAGCGCGGTGGTCTGCACGCGGTGATTCACGCCCGGTGGTTCACTCATATTGCCTTTTCCCCCATCCCTTTTCCATGTGATGGCCTTACGGAAAGGAGTGTCCTCGTCTTGGATGACGTGAATGGGCGGTCCTCATTTTGATAATCATCCCCGACGCACAGGATAACTTTCAGCTGGCTCTGCACAGCGTTGTGAACCTTCTGAGCTGTCTGTTCTAGTGTCTCCCCATTGCTGCAAAACCCTCTGCGCCTCTCGCTGTGTCCAATTATGGTATATTCATTTCCAAAGTGCTTTATTAAAGTGGCTGTGGTTTCTCCGGTGAAGGCCCCCAGGCCGCTTGCCAGGCTGACGTCTTGAGAGCAGGCAAAGATCTTCGAGTCAttctcttcaattttttgcagcAGATACGGCATGAATAATAAGTTAGGGGATAAAACAAGGTCCACATTATTggagtattttattttggtaAAAGCGTCGATGAGTCTGTATGCTTCTGCCTTGGAGAGGTGGCACTTCCAGTTCCCGATGATGATTTTCCTCCCTTTAGGGTAGCCACTCCGGGAGCTGCCCTGCGAGCTGCCCTGCGAGTTGCCCTGCGAAATGTACTGCGAACTGCCCTGCGAATGAGTCACCGCTCCCTCCCTGGCGCCCGCATGGTTGTCAACAAGCGGGCACATCTCCACCACCTTATTTGGGTATTCATATGGAGAGTCTAAATTGCTTATCCTGCAGGCACTGGACCTCTGGCTGCGTCGTCTCTTCCTTCCTTTTAGGAGGGGCCTTGCGCGGAGGTAGAAGGAACGCACCTCCTTCGCTTTGAGGGGGTCAACGGAGGAACCGTCCGGCAGACACTCACTAAAGCGCAAGCATTCTGTGCCTACCCAGTAGATGCATAGCGCGCACAGCAGTCGCTTTCTCATGTTAGGTTCCCTCGCGA
Above is a window of Plasmodium vivax chromosome 8, whole genome shotgun sequence DNA encoding:
- a CDS encoding triosephophate isomerase (encoded by transcript PVX_095295A; Apicoplast targeted protein. Curated by Stuart Ralph, Walter and Eliza Hall Institute of Medical Research, Australia.), translating into MRKRLLCALCIYWVGTECLRFSECLPDGSSVDPLKAKEVRSFYLRARPLLKGRKRRRSQRSSACRISNLDSPYEYPNKVVEMCPLVDNHAGAREGAVTHSQGSSQYISQGNSQGSSQGSSRSGYPKGRKIIIGNWKCHLSKAEAYRLIDAFTKIKYSNNVDLVLSPNLLFMPYLLQKIEENDSKIFACSQDVSLASGLGAFTGETTATLIKHFGNEYTIIGHSERRRGFCSNGETLEQTAQKVHNAVQSQLKVILCVGDDYQNEDRPFTSSKTRTLLSLIKQTIPKEHMQSIVIALEPSFAVGTGKPVSADFLNTCYWDIKRNLAEEVDAQTSDAVKIVYGGSVTRHNMENYLEKTPVDGFLIGKGSLDETFMDIVKYVDQSCVKLGSV